Proteins from one Pseudomonas bijieensis genomic window:
- the katG gene encoding catalase/peroxidase HPI: MANESKCPFNHAAGGGTTNRDWWPNQLNLKILHQHSSLSDPMGEDFNYTQAFKSLDFQALKEDLRALMTDSQDWWPADFGHYGPLFVRMAWHSAGTYRTGDGRGGAGSGQQRFAPLNSWPDNVSLDKARRLLWPIKQKYGRNISWADLIVLTGNVALESMGFKTFGFSGGRPDVWEPDEDVYWGSENKWLGGDLRYGKPDKAAMQEPGEGQLVAEPGNEESRTDLGRNLENPLAAVQMGLIYVNPEGPEGQPDPVAAGLDIRETFGRMAMNDEETVALIAGGHAFGKTHGAGPADNVGAEPEAAGLELQGLGWKSTFGTGKGPDTITSGLEVTWTTTPTRWSNNYLENLFGFEWELTKSPAGAHQWTPKNGAGAGIIPDAHDPAKRRNPTMLTTDLALRFDPIYEKISRRFLENPDQLADAFARAWFKLIHRDMGPLSRYLGPELPNEELLWQDPIPAVDHALVNDSDIAALKGKLLASGLSVSQLVSTAWAAASTFRGSDKRGGANGGRLRLAPQKDWPANQPDQLAQVLATLEKVRNEFNSAQSGGKKISLADLIVLGGSAGIEQAAKNAGVNVTVPFSPGRMDASQEQTDVESFGFLEPIADGFRNYLKGRYRVSAEALLIDKAQLLTLSAPQMTALIGGLRVLDTNVGHSAHGVFTQRPGALTNDFFVNLLDMGVEWKPLSDTQETFEARDRKTGQVKWTGTRVDLVFGSNAQLRALAEVYASADAKEQFVNDFIAAWVKVMNLDRFDLR; the protein is encoded by the coding sequence ATGGCAAATGAATCGAAATGTCCGTTCAATCACGCCGCTGGCGGTGGCACAACGAATCGTGACTGGTGGCCGAACCAACTGAATCTGAAGATCCTGCACCAGCACTCCTCGCTGTCCGACCCCATGGGCGAGGACTTCAACTACACCCAAGCCTTCAAAAGCCTGGATTTTCAAGCCCTGAAGGAAGATCTGCGGGCGCTGATGACCGACTCCCAGGACTGGTGGCCGGCGGATTTCGGCCACTATGGACCGCTCTTTGTCCGCATGGCCTGGCACAGTGCCGGCACCTATCGCACCGGTGACGGGCGCGGTGGCGCAGGCTCCGGCCAGCAGCGGTTTGCCCCGCTCAACAGCTGGCCCGACAACGTCAGCCTCGACAAGGCCCGTCGGCTGCTGTGGCCGATCAAGCAGAAGTATGGCCGCAACATTTCCTGGGCAGACCTGATCGTCCTTACCGGTAACGTCGCGCTGGAGTCCATGGGCTTCAAGACCTTCGGTTTTTCCGGTGGTCGTCCGGACGTCTGGGAACCGGATGAAGATGTCTATTGGGGGTCCGAAAACAAATGGCTGGGGGGCGATCTCCGCTACGGCAAGCCCGACAAAGCCGCCATGCAGGAGCCCGGCGAAGGCCAATTGGTGGCCGAACCTGGCAATGAAGAAAGCCGTACCGACCTGGGGCGCAACCTGGAGAACCCGCTGGCCGCCGTGCAGATGGGGCTAATCTACGTCAACCCGGAAGGCCCCGAGGGCCAGCCGGACCCGGTTGCCGCCGGGCTGGATATCCGCGAAACCTTCGGCCGCATGGCGATGAACGACGAAGAAACCGTAGCATTGATCGCTGGGGGCCACGCCTTCGGCAAGACCCACGGCGCCGGCCCCGCCGACAATGTCGGTGCCGAGCCCGAAGCCGCTGGCCTGGAGCTGCAAGGCTTGGGCTGGAAGAGCACCTTCGGCACCGGCAAGGGGCCCGACACCATCACCAGTGGCCTGGAAGTCACCTGGACCACCACGCCCACCCGCTGGAGCAACAACTATCTGGAGAACCTGTTTGGCTTTGAGTGGGAACTGACCAAGAGCCCGGCCGGTGCGCACCAGTGGACACCGAAAAACGGCGCCGGCGCGGGCATCATCCCCGATGCCCATGACCCGGCCAAACGGCGCAACCCGACGATGCTGACCACCGACCTGGCGCTGCGCTTCGACCCGATCTACGAGAAGATCTCGCGGCGCTTCCTGGAGAATCCGGACCAATTGGCCGACGCCTTCGCACGCGCCTGGTTCAAGCTGATCCACCGTGACATGGGCCCACTGTCGCGCTATCTGGGCCCGGAACTGCCGAATGAAGAACTGCTGTGGCAAGACCCTATCCCGGCGGTCGACCATGCCCTGGTCAACGACAGCGACATCGCCGCCCTCAAGGGCAAGCTGTTGGCCTCGGGCCTGTCGGTTTCACAGCTGGTGTCCACTGCATGGGCTGCGGCATCCACCTTCCGCGGTTCCGACAAGCGCGGCGGTGCCAACGGCGGCCGCCTGCGCCTGGCCCCGCAGAAGGACTGGCCGGCCAACCAGCCGGACCAACTGGCTCAAGTGCTGGCGACCCTGGAAAAGGTCCGGAACGAGTTCAACAGTGCCCAGTCCGGAGGCAAGAAAATCTCCCTGGCGGACCTGATCGTGCTGGGCGGCAGTGCCGGCATCGAACAGGCGGCGAAAAATGCCGGGGTCAACGTGACGGTACCGTTCTCGCCGGGGCGCATGGACGCGAGCCAGGAGCAGACGGATGTCGAGTCGTTCGGTTTTCTCGAGCCCATCGCCGATGGCTTTCGCAACTACCTCAAGGGCCGGTACCGCGTGTCCGCCGAAGCACTATTAATCGACAAGGCACAATTGCTGACCCTCAGCGCACCGCAAATGACGGCGTTGATTGGCGGTCTGCGGGTACTGGATACCAACGTCGGCCACTCGGCGCACGGTGTCTTTACTCAACGGCCCGGGGCATTGACCAATGACTTCTTCGTCAACCTGCTCGACATGGGCGTGGAATGGAAACCGCTCTCCGACACCCAGGAAACCTTCGAAGCCCGTGACCGCAAGACCGGCCAGGTCAAATGGACCGGCACCCGCGTCGACCTGGTCTTCGGCTCCAACGCCCAGCTCCGGGCCTTGGCCGAAGTCTATGCCAGCGCGGATGCGAAGGAGCAGTTCGTCAACGACTTCATCGCGGCGTGGGTCAAGGTGATGAACCTGGATCGGTTTGATCTCAGGTGA
- a CDS encoding phosphatase PAP2 family protein — protein MLTSARARFYGFNLGIPLVCAAVVFLLFDMTRIDIAISNLFYDPLHQVFPLEHVRLFEQITHKWARVIPNWTGEAAIVGALLSFFWPVFKPQKRPGLLRLLDRTRLSKPLRFAHEHRRDFLYVVFAFSLSTGVIHYLKGHTSVYCPVETTQYAGKIEHKEWFQNFDLLNVAGDGRCWPGGHASGGFTMLALYFVARRYRWRHSKALMHGALALGFVYGTTRVLQGWHYMSHTFWAGIFVWLSCWLMALLFYGRAALEQPVSKPAQETLAPVLPALGNARSST, from the coding sequence ATGCTGACGTCTGCTCGCGCCCGTTTCTACGGATTCAACCTCGGAATTCCGCTGGTCTGTGCGGCCGTGGTGTTCTTGCTGTTCGACATGACCCGCATCGACATCGCCATCAGCAATCTTTTCTACGATCCGCTGCACCAAGTGTTTCCGTTGGAACACGTGCGGCTATTCGAGCAAATCACCCACAAATGGGCGCGGGTCATTCCGAACTGGACCGGCGAGGCGGCCATCGTCGGTGCGCTGTTGTCGTTTTTCTGGCCGGTCTTCAAACCGCAAAAGCGCCCTGGGCTGCTTCGCCTGCTGGATAGGACCCGACTGAGCAAGCCTCTACGTTTTGCCCACGAGCACCGTCGCGATTTTCTCTACGTGGTCTTCGCTTTTTCCCTCAGCACCGGGGTGATCCATTACCTCAAGGGCCATACCAGCGTGTATTGCCCGGTGGAAACCACCCAGTACGCTGGCAAGATCGAGCACAAGGAATGGTTCCAGAATTTCGACCTGCTGAATGTCGCCGGTGACGGTCGTTGCTGGCCCGGCGGTCATGCCTCCGGCGGGTTCACGATGCTGGCGCTGTATTTCGTCGCCCGCCGCTACCGCTGGCGTCATTCCAAAGCCTTGATGCATGGGGCGCTGGCCTTGGGGTTTGTCTATGGCACCACGCGAGTCCTGCAGGGCTGGCACTACATGTCCCATACATTCTGGGCGGGGATTTTCGTCTGGTTGAGCTGTTGGCTGATGGCGCTGCTGTTTTATGGGCGAGCGGCCCTGGAACAACCGGTGTCGAAACCAGCGCAAGAGACGCTGGCGCCCGTTTTGCCTGCGTTGGGCAACGCACGTTCATCAACCTGA
- a CDS encoding histidine phosphatase family protein, translated as MELRLSLFGLTRSIDTRRFARYRNAVVVLASALLVIPLTLWLLSPAAVPDLAHGNIAGARALADGWAKGEMIVLVRHVERCDHSKAACLNDREGITDRARAVAVGLGARFEQLGLDNADLYNSPLVRATQTAGYMFNKVGSGDDWLINCRHDLLRNALAHKVAGRNLILVTHSECMQAMETALQRPTSAFGYGASLFVSTAQPQAPRLLGFIEASDWRSMTFP; from the coding sequence GTGGAACTGAGACTGAGCCTTTTCGGCCTGACGCGTTCGATCGATACGCGCCGGTTTGCCCGTTACCGAAACGCCGTGGTCGTGCTGGCGTCGGCGCTGCTGGTCATCCCGTTGACCCTCTGGCTGCTCAGCCCAGCGGCGGTGCCGGACCTGGCCCATGGCAACATCGCTGGCGCCCGGGCCCTGGCCGATGGCTGGGCCAAGGGCGAGATGATCGTGCTGGTGCGCCATGTCGAGCGCTGCGATCACTCCAAGGCCGCGTGCCTGAACGATCGCGAAGGCATCACCGATCGGGCCCGTGCCGTTGCGGTGGGCCTCGGTGCCCGGTTCGAACAATTGGGCCTGGACAACGCCGACCTCTACAACAGCCCGTTGGTGCGCGCGACCCAGACGGCGGGGTACATGTTCAACAAGGTGGGCAGCGGTGACGATTGGCTGATCAATTGCCGGCATGACCTGCTGCGCAATGCCCTGGCCCATAAAGTGGCCGGGCGCAACTTGATCCTGGTCACCCACAGCGAATGCATGCAAGCGATGGAAACCGCGCTCCAGCGCCCGACCTCGGCGTTTGGCTATGGGGCTTCGTTGTTCGTTTCCACCGCCCAGCCACAAGCGCCACGGCTGCTTGGCTTTATCGAAGCGTCTGACTGGCGCTCGATGACTTTTCCGTAA
- a CDS encoding methyl-accepting chemotaxis protein, giving the protein MTATVQEVARNAEEASQAAAAADGEARAGDQVVSEAIAQIERLASEVIRSTDAMTVLQQESDKIGSVMDVIKAVAEQTNLLALNAAIEAARAGEAGRGFAVVADEVRGLAQRTQKSTEEIEGLVAGLQNGTQQVAAVMNNSRSLTDSSVALTRKAGASLENITRTVSNIQSMNQQIAAAAEQQSAVAEEISRSIINVRDVSEQTAAASEETAASSVELARLGNQLQMMVSHFRV; this is encoded by the coding sequence ATGACCGCCACGGTCCAGGAAGTCGCGCGCAACGCCGAAGAGGCCTCCCAGGCAGCCGCCGCCGCTGATGGCGAAGCCCGTGCCGGCGACCAAGTGGTCAGCGAAGCCATCGCCCAGATCGAACGCCTGGCCAGCGAGGTGATTCGTTCCACCGATGCCATGACCGTGCTGCAACAGGAAAGCGACAAGATCGGCAGCGTCATGGACGTGATCAAGGCCGTGGCCGAACAGACCAACCTGCTGGCCCTCAACGCCGCCATCGAAGCGGCCCGTGCGGGTGAAGCCGGGCGTGGTTTCGCCGTGGTGGCCGACGAGGTCCGTGGCCTGGCCCAACGCACGCAGAAATCCACCGAAGAAATCGAAGGCCTGGTGGCCGGCTTGCAGAACGGCACCCAACAAGTGGCCGCCGTGATGAACAACAGCCGCAGCCTCACCGACAGCAGCGTGGCCCTGACCCGCAAGGCCGGCGCGTCACTGGAAAACATCACCCGCACGGTGTCGAACATCCAGTCGATGAACCAGCAGATCGCGGCCGCCGCCGAGCAGCAAAGCGCCGTGGCCGAGGAGATCAGCCGCAGCATCATCAACGTGCGCGACGTGTCCGAACAGACCGCCGCCGCCAGCGAAGAAACCGCTGCGTCCAGCGTCGAACTGGCGCGGCTGGGTAATCAGCTGCAGATGATGGTGAGCCACTTCCGCGTCTAA
- a CDS encoding Tc toxin subunit A gives MDVSNDSLLKRLVTSPDGEDATKAELKTAMLRMGVTSVFDIVRMSKTQFTEKLARHSDADGEQAYDNASSHARQISRLYQEHRVSSGANKPRGKRSLATGTTAAPTGYQALFKENWDQFCNEGDIAAIDSPVAYLRALYLFAGELENLSPQAGAITLAQRRPDLETLALDRQSAFVTRPMLDIINDTLRRNIKAHLVKTGEKKTVRQVLASAHFPFSLPYDLHHHQCVLGLGTGKPALGELNYRVSLNLPFSEGRKHYGQISVNPEEAQKLLSGLSPAQQALLIAPTASQGNLATLKKSYGTEDLLSLSELEFFMARTGLTTEQVEQLLAQGKYSPRTSINSPASSLNRYGAGYINGGGATPALAIETQGNRKVFANDAPERIDRLQRMIRLHRWTGIPVAELDTLITNAQRSERVETFSANTLRALGVYRYLNQRHGIAPEEFASLLHDMPIHACGDRVPLFDQVFNRTRLLKGPDWSTQKGNLTATDERTFSYLSAGLGLPVAPDSLLLLARQASQHLSQGYDLPTVSALYRQARIARMFKLSPLECIELARSLGGEDFCKALVTGELRTAGSAELDILDVLMAMDWAVDWLRQNDRDVLQWCRLFEASSNDGPLNHNLAKRLEKFQTDIHTTHDPQHRVEVLLHDIADLPAEYVPCVLQMAGTDATAVVAAIEAAPGEMPRLLATVLRTAEACQHLHLSSSTLKVLLENPTWLASQPPRTLTPQMLYLLECFSHCARHQAQSEENLLHYLQVANQGTPQSKEEANRLLAKLLDWSVEEVSFLRAQLLTGQDSMGTVDWVIRCQACCQSTGLSANLLIKATALNTRSPTSDWQTVGDALIAACH, from the coding sequence ATGGACGTAAGCAACGACTCGCTGTTGAAAAGGCTCGTTACCTCCCCAGACGGTGAGGACGCCACAAAAGCCGAACTGAAAACCGCCATGCTACGAATGGGGGTGACGTCGGTATTCGACATTGTGCGCATGAGCAAGACGCAGTTCACCGAGAAACTCGCCAGGCATAGCGACGCGGACGGCGAACAGGCCTACGACAATGCTTCGAGCCATGCCCGGCAAATCAGTCGTTTGTATCAGGAACACCGGGTATCGTCCGGCGCCAACAAACCACGTGGCAAGCGCAGCCTGGCGACAGGCACAACGGCCGCGCCCACCGGCTATCAAGCGCTGTTCAAAGAGAATTGGGACCAGTTCTGCAACGAGGGCGATATCGCCGCGATCGACTCGCCCGTGGCGTATCTGCGGGCGTTGTATCTGTTCGCCGGTGAACTGGAAAACCTGTCACCACAAGCCGGCGCCATCACCTTGGCGCAACGGCGCCCGGACCTCGAGACACTCGCGCTCGATCGGCAGAGTGCCTTCGTTACCCGTCCGATGCTCGACATCATCAACGACACCCTGCGCAGGAACATCAAGGCGCACCTGGTCAAAACCGGTGAAAAAAAGACCGTGCGCCAGGTACTCGCCAGCGCACATTTCCCTTTCTCGCTGCCCTACGATCTGCACCATCATCAATGCGTGCTCGGGTTGGGCACGGGCAAGCCGGCGCTGGGCGAACTGAATTATCGGGTCAGCCTGAACCTGCCGTTTTCAGAGGGCCGGAAACATTACGGACAGATATCCGTCAATCCTGAAGAGGCGCAAAAGCTTCTGTCCGGGCTGAGTCCGGCGCAACAGGCGCTGCTCATCGCGCCGACCGCCTCACAAGGCAACCTCGCCACGCTGAAAAAGAGCTACGGCACCGAGGACCTCTTGAGCCTGAGTGAGCTCGAGTTCTTCATGGCGCGCACCGGGCTCACCACGGAACAGGTCGAGCAGTTGCTGGCACAAGGCAAATACAGCCCACGAACGTCAATCAACAGCCCCGCTTCTTCCCTGAACCGTTACGGCGCGGGCTACATCAACGGCGGCGGGGCGACCCCGGCCCTGGCGATCGAGACCCAAGGGAACCGGAAGGTCTTTGCCAACGACGCCCCTGAGCGAATCGACCGTTTGCAACGAATGATCCGCCTGCATCGCTGGACCGGTATTCCCGTTGCCGAACTGGACACGTTGATCACCAATGCCCAGCGCTCGGAGAGGGTCGAGACGTTCAGTGCCAACACCTTGCGCGCCCTGGGCGTCTATCGGTACCTGAACCAGCGCCATGGCATCGCCCCTGAAGAATTCGCTTCATTGCTGCACGACATGCCCATCCATGCGTGCGGTGATCGAGTGCCACTGTTCGATCAAGTGTTCAATCGCACCCGACTGCTCAAAGGTCCCGACTGGAGCACTCAAAAGGGGAACCTGACCGCTACGGACGAGCGGACTTTCAGTTACCTCAGTGCCGGCCTTGGGCTTCCCGTTGCGCCAGATTCACTGTTGCTGCTGGCCAGGCAAGCCAGCCAGCATTTATCGCAGGGGTACGACCTGCCCACGGTTTCGGCTCTCTATCGCCAGGCCCGTATCGCCCGGATGTTCAAACTCTCCCCTCTTGAATGCATCGAGCTGGCCCGGTCGCTCGGCGGAGAGGATTTTTGCAAGGCGTTGGTGACAGGGGAGCTGAGAACCGCCGGCTCCGCAGAGCTCGACATTCTCGATGTGCTGATGGCAATGGACTGGGCTGTCGACTGGCTCAGGCAAAACGATCGGGATGTGCTGCAATGGTGTCGCCTGTTCGAAGCAAGCAGCAATGACGGGCCGCTGAATCACAACCTGGCAAAGCGATTGGAGAAATTCCAGACGGACATCCACACCACCCACGACCCTCAGCATCGGGTGGAGGTGCTGCTGCATGACATTGCGGACCTGCCTGCCGAATACGTCCCTTGCGTCTTGCAGATGGCCGGCACCGATGCAACGGCGGTCGTCGCGGCCATCGAGGCGGCCCCGGGGGAAATGCCCCGGTTGCTGGCGACGGTATTGCGCACTGCCGAGGCTTGCCAACATCTGCACCTGAGCAGCAGCACGCTGAAGGTCCTGCTGGAAAACCCGACATGGCTGGCCTCGCAACCACCCCGAACATTGACGCCCCAGATGCTGTATCTGCTCGAATGCTTCAGTCATTGCGCCCGCCATCAGGCCCAGTCGGAAGAGAACCTGTTGCACTACCTGCAAGTGGCCAATCAGGGCACGCCTCAATCGAAAGAAGAAGCCAATCGCCTGCTGGCCAAGCTGTTGGATTGGAGCGTCGAAGAGGTGAGTTTCCTGCGGGCGCAACTGCTAACAGGGCAAGACTCAATGGGAACCGTGGATTGGGTCATCCGTTGCCAGGCCTGCTGCCAGAGCACGGGACTGTCGGCGAACCTGCTGATCAAGGCGACCGCACTGAATACCCGAAGCCCCACATCGGATTGGCAAACCGTGGGTGATGCGCTGATCGCCGCCTGCCATTGA